In Amycolatopsis sp. EV170708-02-1, the following are encoded in one genomic region:
- a CDS encoding type VII secretion target has product MAGKGFELGADLDAHAKQIDGIADGLRTAVDAAQQVSMPTDAYGIICQPFRMMLDPVEEFGINALNKAVEAATAVANNVRSASNAYQTQDENFAAEFKNAQVPD; this is encoded by the coding sequence ATGGCAGGCAAGGGTTTTGAGCTCGGCGCCGACCTCGACGCGCACGCCAAGCAGATCGACGGCATCGCCGACGGCCTGCGCACGGCGGTCGACGCCGCGCAGCAGGTGAGCATGCCGACCGACGCGTACGGCATCATCTGCCAGCCGTTCCGGATGATGCTCGACCCGGTCGAGGAGTTCGGCATCAACGCGCTGAACAAGGCCGTCGAGGCCGCGACCGCGGTGGCGAACAACGTGCGGTCCGCGTCGAACGCCTACCAGACGCAGGACGAGAACTTCGCCGCCGAGTTCAAGAACGCGCAGGTGCCTGACTGA